A stretch of the Planktothricoides raciborskii GIHE-MW2 genome encodes the following:
- a CDS encoding diguanylate cyclase domain-containing protein has product MQVNHWNRHLKGAIARIPLRVFLVVPFLLQLSTIVGLVGYLSFRSGQEAVQDMAEQLIHKVSEQVRDRLDHYLQTPQKLIALNLLAIEQGNLNLENVSEIQQRLWQEVKIYEDINSLKLLNTQGIIVGVGRDKDGRISAPNSIILASGNEKERNYYLASETGKPTQLIQSLKMDNRDRPWYQQGIKQPPNTQAWTPIAPWTGVDWASMNAIAPIYSKGELWGVFGANVILSHISLFLSEMSFSPHGQIFIMEKTGDIVATSTKEKPYVKNIKGQKLIRLPAVKSQDWLTRTTAQEVIKQTKNLAQIRNGECLEFFAKPPDQKFWQLPQRYFTEVFSYQDDYGLDWLIVITIPESDIMGKIYQNVRDTLILVSLALTAAILLGIYTSQWISQPILRLRNSAQAIAQGNFECDLPPVLVKEMQQLTDTFVYMGDRLHQSFQEMNHLNQQLSESQARLEKFLEAIPVGVAIHNAKGSLVYMNQAAKKLLNSEIKADADISEQVIAYQLYLADTDILYPLENLPVVKALKGEIVKTEDIEIHANHQIIAIEAEATPFFDPQGYITHSIVVFQDITARKSAEKLMENYQSELENKIIEKTKYLQAEIEERLKIETVLRDNQIRFQSLSDAAPGVIYSSVQRGNGSIEFEYVSRGIESIFEATVAEILVDPLRFILGEMHEEDRQGYLKALATSAKTLDLFFYEWRIITPSGQLKWLQANSRPELRKNGDICWHGILLDISDRKQMENDLRIANQQLEQLAQTDGLTQLANRRYFDRYLSQEWEKARQEQQPISLILLDIDYFKKFNDSYGHQAGDDCLKQVAQGLQRSIRRTTDLVARYGGEEFVVVLPNTQQPGAVAIAQRIQAQVRSLSIPHQASDISDIVTVSMGICTTIPAGESPEALVKQADVALYRAKQQGRDRYQDMVGA; this is encoded by the coding sequence ATGCAAGTTAATCATTGGAACAGACATTTAAAGGGAGCGATCGCCCGCATTCCTTTACGAGTTTTTCTAGTAGTTCCGTTTCTGCTGCAACTTTCTACGATTGTGGGCTTAGTTGGCTATCTTTCTTTCCGCAGTGGACAAGAAGCAGTGCAGGATATGGCAGAACAGCTAATCCATAAAGTCTCAGAACAAGTCCGCGATCGCCTCGATCATTATTTACAGACCCCGCAAAAACTGATTGCCTTAAACTTATTAGCCATTGAACAGGGAAATCTGAATCTAGAAAATGTCTCGGAAATTCAACAACGATTATGGCAGGAAGTTAAAATTTATGAGGATATTAATAGCCTCAAATTGCTCAATACTCAAGGGATTATTGTCGGAGTTGGGCGGGACAAAGATGGGAGAATAAGTGCGCCGAATTCCATCATTCTCGCATCAGGCAATGAGAAAGAAAGAAATTATTATTTGGCTTCGGAGACGGGAAAACCCACCCAGTTAATTCAATCCCTGAAAATGGATAATCGCGATCGCCCTTGGTATCAACAGGGAATTAAACAACCCCCGAATACCCAAGCATGGACACCGATCGCCCCTTGGACAGGGGTGGATTGGGCCAGCATGAATGCGATCGCACCGATTTACTCCAAAGGGGAATTATGGGGGGTATTTGGGGCAAATGTGATTCTTTCCCATATCAGCTTATTTTTAAGCGAAATGTCTTTTTCTCCTCATGGTCAAATATTTATTATGGAAAAAACTGGGGATATCGTAGCAACCTCCACCAAAGAAAAACCTTATGTAAAAAACATTAAAGGCCAGAAATTAATTCGCCTACCGGCGGTAAAAAGTCAGGATTGGCTGACTCGAACCACCGCCCAGGAAGTGATTAAGCAAACCAAAAACTTGGCTCAAATCCGTAACGGTGAATGTTTAGAATTTTTCGCCAAACCCCCCGATCAAAAGTTTTGGCAACTCCCTCAACGTTATTTTACGGAAGTGTTTTCCTATCAAGATGATTATGGTTTGGACTGGCTAATTGTCATTACTATTCCTGAATCTGACATCATGGGGAAAATTTATCAAAATGTGCGTGATACTTTGATTTTAGTCAGTCTGGCTTTGACGGCTGCAATTCTGTTGGGAATTTATACATCCCAATGGATTAGTCAACCGATTTTGCGGTTACGGAATTCGGCTCAGGCGATCGCCCAAGGCAACTTTGAATGTGACTTGCCCCCTGTATTAGTCAAGGAAATGCAACAGCTTACGGATACTTTTGTCTATATGGGCGATCGCCTGCATCAGTCATTTCAGGAAATGAATCATTTAAATCAACAACTCTCAGAAAGTCAAGCCAGATTAGAAAAATTCCTCGAAGCCATTCCCGTGGGGGTAGCGATTCACAATGCCAAAGGTTCATTAGTTTACATGAATCAAGCTGCAAAAAAACTGTTAAACTCAGAAATAAAGGCTGATGCTGATATCTCAGAGCAGGTGATTGCCTATCAATTGTATTTAGCTGATACTGATATACTTTATCCCCTGGAAAATTTACCTGTGGTCAAAGCCTTGAAGGGAGAAATTGTCAAAACAGAAGATATAGAAATTCACGCCAATCATCAAATAATTGCGATTGAAGCTGAAGCGACGCCTTTTTTTGACCCCCAGGGATATATTACTCATTCAATCGTAGTTTTTCAAGATATTACAGCCCGGAAATCGGCGGAAAAACTCATGGAAAATTACCAGAGTGAATTAGAAAATAAAATTATAGAGAAAACGAAATATTTACAAGCGGAAATTGAAGAACGCTTAAAAATTGAAACCGTCTTACGAGACAATCAAATCCGATTTCAGTCCCTTTCTGATGCCGCTCCTGGGGTAATTTATTCTTCGGTGCAGCGAGGAAATGGCTCGATTGAATTTGAATATGTCAGTCGCGGAATTGAATCAATTTTTGAAGCAACGGTGGCGGAAATTTTAGTCGATCCGTTACGGTTTATTTTGGGAGAAATGCATGAAGAAGATCGCCAGGGATATCTGAAAGCGCTTGCCACCAGTGCCAAGACATTAGATTTATTTTTCTATGAGTGGCGAATCATTACCCCCTCTGGTCAATTAAAATGGTTACAAGCTAATTCTCGTCCCGAACTCAGAAAAAATGGGGATATTTGTTGGCATGGCATCCTGTTGGATATTAGCGATCGCAAACAGATGGAAAATGACTTAAGAATTGCCAATCAACAGCTTGAACAATTAGCCCAAACCGATGGCCTGACTCAGTTGGCGAATCGTCGCTATTTTGATCGATACTTATCCCAAGAGTGGGAAAAAGCCCGCCAAGAACAGCAGCCAATATCACTAATTTTGCTGGACATTGACTATTTCAAAAAGTTTAACGATAGTTATGGCCACCAAGCGGGAGATGATTGTTTAAAGCAGGTCGCCCAAGGGCTTCAGCGGTCAATTCGCCGCACCACAGACCTGGTAGCCCGTTACGGGGGCGAAGAATTTGTCGTCGTTTTGCCGAACACTCAGCAACCAGGGGCAGTGGCGATCGCCCAACGCATTCAGGCTCAGGTGCGATCGCTCTCAATTCCCCATCAAGCTTCCGATATCAGCGATATTGTCACCGTCAGTATGGGGATTTGCACCACGATCCCAGCCGGTGAGTCCCCAGAGGCATTGGTGAAACAAGCGGATGTGGCTTTGTACCGCGCCAAACAGCAAGGGCGCGATCGCTATCAAGACATGGTGGGAGCGTGA
- a CDS encoding GNAT family N-acetyltransferase encodes MVKIIQRNVTPDEANLLVKEIQGTPYIVGYTFSEWMQAENIRIAEDDNGHLMGVSLNSDFAQNWTKIAVLYVREAYRGQGIGKRLFYAACEEAIARNRNIYTISANPIVILMINDLGFATFPGLFSFPESLQNHRSIIYGHTLKWLANFYRIKEIIRKHYVYKLKENFVYAIRLKSPG; translated from the coding sequence ATGGTAAAAATTATCCAACGAAATGTCACCCCTGATGAAGCGAATTTACTGGTCAAAGAAATCCAGGGAACTCCTTATATTGTTGGTTATACATTCTCAGAATGGATGCAAGCGGAAAATATCCGCATTGCGGAAGATGACAATGGGCATCTCATGGGAGTTAGTTTAAATAGTGACTTTGCTCAAAATTGGACAAAAATCGCTGTTTTATATGTCCGGGAAGCGTATCGCGGTCAAGGAATTGGCAAACGCTTATTTTATGCTGCCTGTGAAGAGGCGATCGCCCGCAACAGAAATATTTACACCATTAGTGCCAACCCGATTGTGATTCTTATGATTAATGATTTGGGTTTTGCCACTTTTCCCGGTTTATTCTCATTTCCAGAAAGCCTGCAAAACCACCGCAGCATTATTTACGGGCATACCCTAAAATGGTTGGCTAATTTCTATAGAATTAAGGAAATAATTAGAAAGCATTATGTTTACAAATTGAAAGAAAACTTTGTTTATGCCATTCGCTTAAAATCTCCTGGTTGA
- a CDS encoding NB-ARC domain-containing protein, which translates to MQRHDLLMGDSDRQLEEILDCLSYQRTLLMIDNLETAADLNDVRSFLLEAPPTVKVLITSRQQALLDVSIRLECFNKKDSLHLINHHAQEKDIPVTPKQAEVIYTTTGGIPAAIVYTIGQLSAGYHFTEAIANLNHSDGEIARYCFQGSVIPLREKPPHFLLMALAIFPNPALPEAVSAVGNVPDLNHFAPLQQLFLVKLHQGRYQMLPLTRGYVLTELQSYPNFEKLARDRWVKWYLNYCQKYGKTDAQEWSEFTELDQEWENISEAIEWTIMADRYEDFGQFWQYLKGYTHFAGYWSERLRWMDWWRETAENRADWLTVVEAIGDKSRTLILLDQPEDRQEATQLLNQAWQLCQTYQLTISINLALDMAVLQVHQQNESAANQWFSEVTKLYQNLPPNDPRHPRIPIQILYYRGELHFKKAEFIPAQI; encoded by the coding sequence TTGCAACGTCACGATCTACTGATGGGAGATAGCGATCGCCAACTGGAGGAAATTCTGGATTGCTTATCTTATCAACGCACTTTATTAATGATCGATAATCTGGAAACAGCGGCAGATTTAAATGATGTGCGTTCTTTTTTACTTGAAGCGCCCCCTACGGTAAAAGTATTGATTACTAGCCGTCAACAAGCTTTATTAGATGTTTCGATTCGCCTAGAATGTTTTAATAAAAAAGATAGCCTGCATTTAATCAACCATCACGCCCAGGAAAAAGATATCCCGGTTACGCCTAAACAAGCGGAGGTCATTTATACCACTACCGGGGGAATTCCGGCGGCAATTGTTTATACTATTGGTCAACTGAGTGCCGGTTATCATTTCACTGAAGCGATCGCCAATTTGAATCACTCCGACGGAGAAATTGCCCGCTATTGTTTCCAGGGTTCGGTGATTCCTTTGCGGGAAAAACCGCCCCATTTTCTGCTCATGGCTTTGGCTATTTTTCCCAATCCTGCTTTACCAGAAGCTGTCAGCGCAGTAGGGAATGTTCCCGACCTGAATCATTTTGCCCCGTTGCAACAGTTATTTCTGGTGAAACTGCATCAAGGACGCTATCAAATGTTGCCCTTGACGCGGGGTTATGTATTAACTGAACTCCAAAGTTATCCCAACTTCGAGAAACTTGCCCGCGATCGCTGGGTGAAATGGTATTTAAACTATTGCCAAAAGTATGGCAAAACCGATGCACAAGAATGGAGTGAATTTACAGAATTAGACCAAGAATGGGAAAATATAAGTGAAGCGATCGAATGGACAATTATGGCAGATCGCTATGAAGATTTTGGTCAATTTTGGCAATACCTTAAAGGCTATACCCATTTTGCTGGATATTGGTCGGAACGGTTGCGCTGGATGGATTGGTGGCGAGAAACAGCGGAAAACCGAGCCGATTGGCTGACGGTGGTAGAGGCGATCGGGGATAAAAGTCGCACCCTAATTTTACTAGATCAACCGGAAGATCGACAAGAAGCAACCCAACTGTTAAACCAGGCTTGGCAACTATGTCAAACTTATCAACTAACCATTAGCATCAATTTAGCCTTGGACATGGCAGTGCTCCAGGTTCATCAACAAAATGAAAGCGCTGCTAATCAATGGTTTAGTGAAGTGACTAAATTGTACCAAAATCTGCCCCCTAATGACCCCAGACATCCCCGAATTCCCATTCAAATTCTTTACTATCGCGGGGAACTGCATTTTAAAAAAGCCGAGTTTATTCCAGCGCAAATATGA
- a CDS encoding CHAT domain-containing protein → MAKLVILILQEGNFEQGFRALLQIRGDDPPTETEIQIPGILPPAPDIPELLNRWRSNFQSVKTSRLEAISSQVVSPNPQVAQELTDRLNEWLNYGDKQWRDIRDLLLQNTQEKTRILLETEDIDLRRIPWHTWDIFARGNYKKTDIALSPRSYQRPNRDIFPSKTVKILAVFGDATHLQLDIDRQVLEALRDRQGEITILQQPTPEQLRQLLRQEFWHIFFFAGHSQSDEHGKIGRFKLNKTDWMAIADLKNALDIAINENGLQLAIFNSCDGLGLANQLTQLHLPQSIVMREPVPDEVATKFLQEFLWSFANDESFYASVRYARGVLEDAFHQQYPGVSWLPVIFQNPAGFSPTWQEWLNSGISLDLSPTISPEVAVNYLRDYYQNNLPLDWDTIAPKLAIKLGIYLSIISTLSLLASYVLVKSEPWLASFGKQSWIVELAQSMILIVGIIYLVASKFSQETREFFAFRRPLKDPIGIFSLFRVFIGLFSLAIAGLLLDHHLWTGPNALKDKYQVVFSTADNFFTYHIPYLLYLPYSTINFGLAVWVFAGAGYAAIKDLLQLRSQSLNIKHQIESIGESP, encoded by the coding sequence ATGGCCAAGTTAGTCATACTAATTTTGCAAGAGGGCAATTTTGAGCAAGGATTTCGGGCTTTGTTGCAAATTCGGGGTGATGACCCGCCAACGGAAACCGAGATCCAAATTCCGGGCATCCTTCCACCAGCCCCAGACATCCCGGAATTACTCAATCGATGGCGGTCTAACTTTCAATCCGTAAAAACATCGAGACTGGAAGCGATTTCTAGTCAAGTAGTGTCCCCAAATCCGCAAGTTGCCCAAGAATTAACCGATCGCTTGAATGAATGGCTAAATTATGGGGATAAGCAATGGCGCGACATTCGGGATTTATTGCTGCAAAATACCCAAGAAAAAACTCGGATTTTGCTAGAAACGGAGGATATTGATTTACGGCGAATTCCTTGGCATACTTGGGATATATTTGCCAGGGGAAATTATAAGAAAACAGATATTGCCTTAAGTCCCCGCAGCTATCAGCGACCGAATCGGGATATTTTCCCCAGTAAAACTGTGAAAATTCTGGCAGTTTTTGGTGATGCTACCCATCTGCAACTAGACATCGATCGACAAGTTTTAGAAGCGTTGCGCGATCGCCAAGGGGAAATTACCATTCTGCAACAACCCACCCCAGAACAACTCCGGCAACTCTTGCGCCAAGAATTCTGGCATATATTCTTTTTTGCCGGTCATTCCCAAAGTGATGAACATGGGAAAATTGGCCGATTTAAACTTAATAAAACCGACTGGATGGCGATCGCCGATTTAAAAAATGCCTTAGATATTGCCATTAACGAAAACGGGCTACAACTGGCAATTTTCAACTCTTGTGATGGCTTGGGATTAGCCAATCAACTCACCCAATTGCACTTACCCCAAAGCATTGTCATGCGCGAACCAGTCCCGGACGAAGTAGCCACCAAGTTTTTGCAAGAATTTCTCTGGTCTTTTGCCAATGATGAATCATTTTATGCCTCAGTCCGTTATGCAAGGGGAGTATTAGAAGATGCCTTTCATCAGCAATATCCTGGGGTGAGTTGGTTGCCAGTCATTTTTCAAAATCCCGCTGGGTTTTCTCCCACTTGGCAGGAATGGTTAAACTCCGGTATTTCCTTAGATTTATCACCCACAATTTCCCCAGAAGTTGCGGTCAATTACCTCAGGGATTATTACCAGAATAATCTGCCCCTTGATTGGGACACGATCGCGCCCAAACTTGCCATTAAACTCGGTATTTATTTATCCATAATCAGTACCTTATCTCTTTTAGCCAGTTACGTTTTAGTCAAAAGTGAACCTTGGTTAGCATCCTTTGGCAAACAAAGTTGGATTGTGGAACTGGCTCAAAGTATGATATTAATTGTCGGCATTATTTATCTGGTAGCTAGTAAGTTTTCTCAAGAAACAAGAGAGTTTTTTGCCTTTCGCCGCCCCCTGAAAGACCCCATAGGAATTTTTAGTTTATTCCGGGTATTTATTGGCCTATTTTCATTGGCGATCGCTGGTTTATTATTGGATCACCATCTCTGGACTGGGCCAAATGCCCTTAAGGACAAATATCAGGTGGTTTTTTCAACCGCAGATAATTTTTTTACCTATCATATCCCTTACTTATTATATTTGCCTTATTCAACAATTAACTTTGGGTTAGCGGTCTGGGTATTTGCGGGCGCTGGTTATGCCGCAATTAAGGATTTGCTGCAACTGCGATCGCAAAGCCTAAATATTAAACATCAAATTGAATCCATCGGTGAAAGCCCATAA
- the bamD gene encoding outer membrane protein assembly factor BamD: MSIKNKNLIAGLEALKAKDYEEAIFQLEIVCETELDQTTIEKAQINLVAAYEQNNQIEKALETCQMLTDSKNPIHKKWAKSEMPHLAKVYTAILEARAKASRKTAKQKAIHWLVEFIKRYPQTILYAYQVKSIWQKVQQRWEPIQEFMDRTGEAIVYKLIEWFPKFTQKLKQITQKQK; encoded by the coding sequence ATGAGCATTAAAAATAAAAATTTAATTGCCGGACTGGAAGCCCTGAAAGCCAAGGATTACGAAGAAGCAATTTTTCAACTGGAAATCGTTTGTGAGACGGAACTGGATCAAACAACCATCGAAAAAGCCCAGATCAATTTGGTAGCGGCTTATGAACAAAATAACCAAATTGAAAAAGCCCTAGAAACTTGTCAAATGCTTACGGATAGCAAAAATCCCATCCACAAAAAATGGGCGAAGTCGGAAATGCCCCATTTGGCCAAGGTATATACGGCAATTTTAGAAGCACGGGCAAAAGCCAGCCGCAAAACCGCGAAACAGAAAGCCATTCACTGGTTGGTTGAATTTATTAAACGCTATCCCCAAACGATTTTATATGCTTATCAAGTTAAGTCGATTTGGCAGAAAGTGCAGCAACGCTGGGAACCAATTCAGGAATTTATGGATCGCACCGGGGAGGCGATCGTTTATAAACTGATTGAATGGTTTCCTAAGTTTACCCAAAAACTTAAGCAAATTACCCAAAAACAAAAGTAA
- a CDS encoding V4R domain-containing protein: MVVSTGQQAATQLTHSLRAKHPKKHNHYGFKDFFHFDAAQGSITDWNQSRNILTSEDFIIGLVEGLEEEVGPASSVIMYTIGEEWGNKDAAFFKEWFEKEYEREVRQTNLMFLLETWWWPFTSQGWGRWEVDLSDRKHGFMFINLFDSAVARTLGDVGKPVCYIYAGLFAGFFSCLVKKPLSCIELQCYSMGETYCKFLIGNKDRIDAAAFWQNEGATANDIQRRMQSGDRLK, translated from the coding sequence ATGGTCGTCTCCACGGGTCAACAAGCAGCTACCCAACTCACACATTCTCTCCGAGCCAAACATCCCAAAAAGCATAATCATTACGGGTTTAAGGACTTTTTTCATTTTGATGCCGCCCAGGGCAGCATTACCGACTGGAATCAGTCTCGGAATATTTTGACCAGTGAAGATTTTATTATTGGGTTAGTGGAAGGATTAGAAGAAGAAGTGGGTCCTGCTTCTTCGGTGATTATGTACACCATTGGCGAAGAATGGGGCAACAAAGATGCTGCTTTTTTTAAAGAATGGTTTGAAAAAGAATATGAACGAGAAGTGCGCCAGACAAATTTAATGTTTTTATTGGAAACATGGTGGTGGCCTTTTACTTCTCAAGGGTGGGGACGATGGGAAGTCGATTTGAGCGATCGCAAACATGGATTTATGTTCATTAACTTATTTGATTCTGCCGTAGCTCGCACCCTGGGAGATGTGGGCAAACCTGTTTGTTATATCTACGCGGGGTTATTTGCCGGTTTCTTTAGCTGCTTAGTGAAAAAACCCTTAAGCTGCATTGAACTGCAATGCTACTCAATGGGCGAAACTTACTGTAAATTTCTCATCGGCAACAAAGATCGGATTGATGCGGCTGCTTTTTGGCAAAATGAAGGAGCCACCGCTAACGATATTCAACGACGAATGCAATCTGGGGATCGATTAAAATGA
- a CDS encoding DUF1822 family protein, whose protein sequence is MNFILEKQWFKKSLYSSDRPNHRGDEETIPENRDAAIASANYDYQLTAEIEQQGNHKIVRWQIKLYGNLAELTPESLKKIQTVVREIAGDDAQNIMNITAGSIIIEFAGSEAGFKRIQSLFNRGDLTEIAGLPVEAVAAIAPMEDSVNLSQWRPDIFSAGWQAIASLLSSTQMQLAFGWRSAWQAEIIGGQRINIAGISLVLVIALAQETEAKARICVQVHPTPASNHLPANLELTLLDLERNPILTTAIANATSGFLQLDFRGDQGEPFTVKISLDNDIINQNFTI, encoded by the coding sequence ATGAATTTTATTTTAGAAAAACAGTGGTTTAAAAAGTCATTATATTCCAGCGATCGCCCAAATCATCGAGGGGATGAAGAGACTATCCCAGAGAACCGGGATGCGGCGATTGCCTCAGCAAATTATGACTATCAATTAACCGCTGAAATAGAACAGCAGGGAAATCATAAAATTGTTCGCTGGCAAATCAAGCTTTATGGTAATTTAGCCGAATTAACCCCAGAATCACTCAAAAAAATTCAAACTGTAGTTCGTGAAATTGCTGGGGACGACGCTCAAAATATAATGAATATAACCGCAGGATCGATTATCATCGAATTTGCTGGCAGTGAAGCAGGATTTAAACGCATTCAATCTCTATTTAATCGGGGTGATTTAACCGAAATTGCCGGGCTACCAGTAGAAGCAGTGGCAGCGATCGCGCCGATGGAAGATTCGGTAAATTTAAGCCAATGGCGGCCCGATATTTTTTCCGCTGGTTGGCAGGCGATCGCCTCATTATTAAGTTCCACTCAAATGCAGTTAGCCTTTGGTTGGCGATCGGCTTGGCAGGCAGAAATTATCGGGGGACAGCGGATTAATATCGCCGGAATTTCCCTAGTATTAGTCATAGCTTTAGCCCAGGAAACTGAGGCAAAAGCTCGGATTTGCGTGCAAGTCCACCCTACCCCAGCCTCCAACCATTTGCCCGCAAATTTAGAATTAACTCTCCTCGATCTAGAAAGAAACCCGATTTTGACCACCGCGATCGCCAATGCCACCAGCGGTTTTTTACAATTAGACTTTAGAGGCGACCAGGGGGAACCGTTTACAGTGAAAATTTCTTTAGACAATGATATAATTAACCAAAATTTTACGATCTAA
- a CDS encoding M48 family metallopeptidase, which translates to MPTYTGISSEAFRHPLDREAEEALRSLPGFELLASKFVEFIYERPQFVYHMGNSIQVGPRQYPTLYGIFRECVRDLDVYPEPTLFVSQNPVVNAYSLGKEHPYIVINTGLLDILNETEIRSVIAHELGHIKCEHTILIQMAIWAINFASTLGEMTMGLGNLIGSGLIFAFYEWRRKAELSADRASLLVMDDLNPVMYSMMKIAGGSHQFSHECHLDEFIKQSENYQELDDDNLNQLYKFLLYNGAQGMMLSHPFPVERLSYLREWAVSREYQQIRAGNYARAGAQGSVPVRSESSSDEAERLRRQIEELQQQIDRIKSK; encoded by the coding sequence ATGCCTACTTATACTGGAATTTCGAGTGAAGCGTTTCGCCATCCCCTCGATCGCGAAGCGGAGGAAGCTTTACGCAGTCTGCCCGGATTTGAACTCCTAGCCAGCAAATTTGTGGAATTTATCTATGAACGGCCTCAATTTGTCTATCACATGGGCAATAGTATCCAAGTTGGGCCGCGTCAGTATCCCACCTTGTACGGAATTTTTCGGGAATGTGTCAGGGATTTAGATGTTTACCCAGAACCGACTCTGTTTGTCAGCCAAAATCCGGTGGTGAATGCCTATTCCTTGGGCAAAGAACATCCGTATATTGTGATCAATACGGGGCTGTTAGATATTCTCAATGAAACAGAAATTCGCTCGGTAATTGCCCATGAACTCGGCCATATTAAATGCGAGCATACTATTTTAATTCAAATGGCAATTTGGGCGATTAACTTTGCTTCAACCCTAGGAGAAATGACGATGGGCTTAGGCAATTTAATCGGCAGCGGCTTGATTTTCGCGTTTTATGAATGGCGACGCAAAGCCGAATTATCGGCAGATCGCGCTTCCCTGTTGGTCATGGATGATTTAAATCCAGTAATGTATAGCATGATGAAAATTGCCGGGGGAAGTCACCAGTTTAGCCATGAATGTCACTTAGATGAATTTATTAAACAGTCGGAAAATTATCAGGAACTTGACGATGATAATCTGAATCAGTTGTATAAGTTTTTGCTGTACAACGGGGCACAAGGTATGATGTTAAGTCATCCGTTTCCCGTGGAACGCCTTAGCTATTTGCGAGAGTGGGCAGTTTCACGAGAATATCAACAAATTAGAGCCGGGAATTATGCTCGGGCAGGAGCACAAGGGTCGGTGCCAGTGCGTTCTGAATCTTCATCGGATGAAGCGGAAAGGTTGCGGCGGCAAATTGAGGAGTTGCAACAGCAAATCGATCGGATTAAGTCCAAGTAA
- a CDS encoding V4R domain-containing protein has translation MISIANLLEDNEKLSGNYFAWDVYVKGDLELGLLENRRGDRLLALPDTLIEAIYSGLEKETGSATRLVLFNCGKWWGKNLYVRFCEEIQDYYNKSIAEMDMISFVQCLQQFWKTHGWGLFEFDQNYYQKGFLVFKITNSSFAKKTENWSGPACFLEAGILTSYFSQLTGRELACVQTTCESLGADCNRFILGLPDRLEPVEGWVTEGLDHETIMHRLSETKN, from the coding sequence ATGATTTCTATCGCCAATTTGTTAGAAGACAACGAGAAACTTTCGGGAAATTATTTTGCCTGGGATGTTTATGTGAAGGGGGATTTAGAATTAGGATTATTAGAGAATCGTCGGGGCGATCGCCTCTTGGCTTTACCCGATACCCTGATTGAGGCTATTTACAGCGGCTTGGAAAAAGAAACGGGATCCGCCACCCGTTTAGTTTTGTTTAATTGTGGCAAATGGTGGGGCAAGAATTTATATGTGCGGTTCTGCGAAGAAATCCAGGATTACTATAATAAATCAATTGCCGAAATGGACATGATTTCTTTTGTCCAATGTTTGCAACAATTTTGGAAAACTCATGGCTGGGGATTATTTGAATTTGACCAAAATTATTATCAAAAAGGATTTTTGGTCTTTAAAATTACTAATTCTTCTTTTGCCAAAAAAACCGAGAACTGGTCGGGGCCTGCTTGTTTTTTAGAAGCGGGAATTTTAACTAGCTATTTTAGTCAACTCACGGGGCGAGAACTTGCCTGCGTGCAAACCACTTGTGAATCCCTTGGGGCTGATTGTAATCGGTTTATTTTGGGCTTGCCAGACCGTCTGGAACCTGTGGAAGGTTGGGTGACAGAAGGTTTAGACCATGAGACGATTATGCATCGATTGTCTGAAACCAAAAATTGA